Genomic window (Helianthus annuus cultivar XRQ/B chromosome 3, HanXRQr2.0-SUNRISE, whole genome shotgun sequence):
CAATGAAGGTCAAACAACCTATTAAGCATAAGAATAAACGTGCACAAtatttataaagaaaaaaaaaacccagtTAATTACATCATCTCATTAGTTTTATTTAAAGATACTCATATATATTTGACGATATCATAAAATTAAATTCTGGCCATAAAATTTACTTAATCTAAAAtataaattttcattttctaaataTATAAGGAAGTTATTAAATTTAAGTTAAAAATTACTGAGTATATAAAATATTGAGTTATAGATTATTAATTGTTATAATATACGTCTTAAACTTATGATGTATACTAAAAGATAGTTTAATGTCTTGTAAAATCAACTGAATCGTTACTTCAATTTTAAATTTGATATTCTTCAATATAGAATTAATATGAAGTTGATATTCTTGGATTAATTACCAAAACTAATTTCCGAACTTCCAAAACAATGTACATATCACTTTAGATTAAACAATTTCCAAAATTAAAAGTTTATTATCATTATTTAAATATATGCATATACATGTTAGCGATATCATTAAATTAAATTCCGGCCGTAAATTTAGTTAATATAAAATGTAAATTTAGCTTTTTTGAAATATATTATGACTATTAAATTTAACTTAGTATTTATTAAGTATATAAAAATATTTAGTTACACTTTGTTATtgttaattattataattataatattcgTTTTAAATTTCTAAAAAAATACTAAAACATTATTACAATACTCTTAAACTTTCTAAATTAAGTGTATTAATTTTCGAGGCTTCGATTCATTCCAAAAACAGAATAGTCAAACTATTTCTAAAAAAAGATATATATTGAATATAAAATTCCGAAATCCAAAAATAAATACAATCATCTTAGTattaactttatatatatatatatatatatatatatttattatttattatttatatcgtAATATAACATTTTAAATGAAACAACTTCCTAAATTAAACGTTAATATAAATACATGTTCAAAGTTGTAAGAAATTTATACATTAGAAGAGAAAAAACTTTATTTGACATTGAATTTTAGAAGGTAtgagtttattttttttactctAATCTACAAGAGCTCTATTAATTTACTAATGTCagtttttactttattttgtaCATTCAAATTTAACTATTCGTTTATATTATTGTAGATGTCAACTGATGAATTTATCATGAAGACTCCTTTGAGAAATATATATGATCTTTGGCAAATTATGAAggtttgtatatatttttataatggcAAGAGTAGAATTTTTTGTCTTTAAATTAACTATTATCATAATCTTAATTTTATACAGCCTCAATTTGTTATTATACTTGGTACTATTACTGGTATCGATAAGCATTTTGGTTGGCACTATATGGAGTGTCCTAAATGTTTAATCGAGGCTGGTACAGATTTTATAGATTGCCCGAGTATGGAGGAACATTTTTTCCATGTGTGCAAGAACCCTAATTGTGATGAAAGTGTTATATATCCAGTTCCAAGGTAATATGATCATTTGTTTACTTCcttaatatttatatgttttgtaaaataatcaATTTTTATATATGTATGATTCTATTTAACTTAATTAGATTCAAAATAAAAGTTCGAGTGGAAGACAATAGTGATGATGTTCCACTAATATTATTTCATCCTCTGGTTGATGAAATCATTGAAAAAGTTGTTCTCAAGTCGGCTGAACAATTGTTTCAAGAAAATACAACACCTGTATGTGTAAATCATTTTTTCCTTTGTCTAATTTTTTTCATTATATTTTCTAAAAGTTTGTTATTAACTTTATCATACAATTTTTTGATTCATAGGTTGTTGAAAAAGTAATCTTTCCCGTGGATTTAAACAAGTTGATTGGAAAGAAGTTTGCCTTTAAAATTGAGATAACAACTTATAATCTTACTAACTTTGATGAGATGTATTTTGTTACGAACTTGACTGATGATGAGTCAATTATAATAAGTtcaaagaaaagatgaagattaCTGAGGTAATTTTTTTTCAATATACGATTCATATTAATACATTAATATTTACTTAATTTTTAATTCTATTATTATTTAATTCATTTTCACATTTGTTTTAGGTAAATGATAAAGAATTTATCAAAAAGAAAAGTCACATCCCAAGTGTGAAGGACGATGATGCTAACACCAGTTGTGATAGCAATAAAACTAACAAACGTACATTGGATGACGTCTACATGTCTTCAACTTCAAGTAGTTTCAAGGCTTTGGAGAAAGTTAGCAAGAAATAAATTTAGATCATATTTCTATTAATTTACATCAGTTGTTATGAGTTTTACGTTTCTAACAATGGTATTTTGGATTTTTAGTATGTTTGATGTGTTTATTTGATCGTTATATGTTTTTTAATAtctttttaataatataaaaggtATTCTTAATTCAGATTTTATGTCGGTTTACAGAACAATTCTTAATTCAGATGTCAATATGAATTAAAAGATTATAACTTttacataaaaattaaaaatacacATGTAAACAAAATTAGGATACtgatgaaacaaaaaaaaaacagattattGTCTAAATGAAAGAAGATATTAACGACTTATATTGTGTTCTTAGTGCACATTTTAGTTTCGAAATCTAACTTCTTCTAACCCGGGATGTTCCCGGGTGATAGTGTTTGTTTAAACGATTTTTACATATAAGTTATTTCACTAATACATAATTATCATAAAGTAAGAAATAATGCATAACAATTTTTATGTGGGTCAAAAGGAAGTTGGGccattatgaaaacattttttttgaatGTAGAACGTCAAAAAATAATGAATTCTAGCCCAAGGTATGTAATTTGACCCATTTGATCCAATAGAACAAAAAATAAACACATTGACCAACCAATTTAATTTACCCATTGTGTAAGGTTAATTTTGTAAACTTGCCGCATTAAAGGCTTTTTAAAAtaataacatatcaaacaaatTTTTAGATTTAATATAGCAAGCCATTATTCCGTATAATCATTCCAAAAGATTGATTAATCTTTGGCCACTTTATAGCAACATTTTATCTACATTTAAATATATACTTACATATACCACCAAACTAATTTTAGTCAATCTTCCAATCGATTTGCAATCAAATTTTCAATAAAATTCTTAATCcgaattttgaaaaacaaatcgatgaatcttacataatttttgCATTATTTGATTAAAAGTATATAAAATCATTCTATAAATAGATTTTCAACTGCCTTTAAATTTCCTCAAAGATTTGTTAAATATTATTGCATTATTCGTTACTAACATTAACAAATTAACACAATATACGTTTGACATCATGTGTATGGAAAGAATCTAATTATGGATAATTTATATATTACgtattttataatttaaagttgacatcttttttttaataataatagaTTTCCACTATATGATGAaagtcctataaatacccatattTCGTGTaattcattctcattcttcaagTCTTATACATAACAGCTCCACTTACACGGTTAGTTACTGTATACTTTATTATAAATGTTCAATGTTCCATTCATAATTTTCAAGTTTTTATACAATAAGCAATTTTATTTATATGAGCCTTTATGATTCAATTTGTATTACTTGCAAAAAGATGAAGCTTAAGTATTTTATTTTAATTCAGAATATGATACTTTACTTTTCTTGTATTGTATATTACAACTTTTCCTGTTACAAGTATATCATAATTAATAAACCTGAAAAAGCTTATACAAtcgttttttttaaatttattttcagAGTATTACGAATCATGGAACGTGTTGGGGATGACATGATATTTGAAGAGATCTTATCGAGACTACCTGCAAAGGTAGTTTGTCGTTTCAAATGTGTTTCTAAACAATGGTGTTATGAATTATCTACACCAAAGTTTGTTTCCATCCATGCTCGGCGAGTTGGAAATTCAATACAAAAGAAGCTGCTCTCCTTGAAAGAAAATTCCATTGTCGTTGACGACATAGTAGCTGGCAACTTAGAAGACAATACAAGCAAAACCGTTACTTTTCCATACAATGTCCATCCTTCATTTTTACGCATTATATGTTCGTTTAACGGACTGATTTTAGTTTGCATTAAAAGGAGTTACAGTGAGCTCGTCCTTTGGAATCCAACCACGAGGCGTTTTAAGTTGATATCGGACGACTACTTTGTTCGTCATTTTGGTCGACACAACGATACAGGTGGTATGTACTTTGACGAGGACAACGATCTAAAAGTGCTTCATATTAATTGTTACAGTGACATACTTACTGCTCGTGTATATTCACGACGTCATGACTCATGGAGACAATTAAATTTCTTGAGCGGAACTCAATTAGCTTCAAACTTTTATTCATGGTCTCCTGGAATTTATTCCGGCAAAACAATATATTTCATGGTTTCCAATTACTGGATTCCACCCGGTGAAAGGAACATAGTTTCTTTCGATGTTATCTCTGAATCTTTCAGTATAATTCGTTTTCTGGAGCATATGGaagtcaatccttgccaaggACATTTTCTAACAATTTCTAACAAGCTGCATGTGATTGTTGTTCAATATGCTGGTGAACTAATTGCAGATTTGGTCAAATATGAACATGATGACTGGATCAAGGTATTTTCTTTCAATAAGGCTCGCATAGTTCATCATCTGGAGACGCAGCAAAGGACAAATATAATTCAAGACAACAAGTGATTGATAACAAGTATTTGGGGAGATACAGTTGAAGTTGTCCTTTGCAATGATTCTTTTAACTAcatccaacatgttgacaactacaacGGACCGAAAGGCGCATTATTTTTGGAGACAATCGTTTCGCCTTTCGATTAGAAATTATGGTTTAATTAGATACTATTAACTATTTCATCTTttcatgttttgttttgtttttctaaCTATCTAATTTATTTCAAGTATCTGAAATTTTATCCTTTCGttactacaataatacaagaattTTGTATTATGTTTCACCTTTTGTTATGTCCAATAAATGTATTGGTTCATAATTGCGGCCTAATTAAAATCAGGGATTGTGATTAGTTGTTTTGGACGGCCCAATGAGAGTTTACAAATTAAATTTGTCGGCCAGTATTTGTTGGTATATGtaattttggattattttttataaGGCGGCCCACTCATTGTTTTACAGACCCATTAAATCAAACGGCCCAATACGTGATTAGTATAATTAATGGTGTCAGACATTTTGTGTAATTTGTGATGTAAATGTGACTTTAAATTTCACGTGTTTGAACTTCTCATGTAAAGGTAATTTGGTTTTAAATTAACCTGGTGTATTTACATTTTCTATTACTATAATACTATATGTcattataaaatatattattgaAATTTACTTATATGGGTTTACACAACTTTCCTTTTGAATTTAATATTTGTGTTACTAATTTCAAAGATGTTATACGCAATTTATAACTGTGTATCCAAAAATACCCCAATCTTTTCAAAATACCAGTCAAAGCTTTAAACATATTTcaatttaatatttatttttgttttttctaTTTTCGTTTAATTAATAAGGTTTAAAAAAATATTGTTATACTAAATGAGTTTGACAATAACTATGTACATTTTACAAAAGTTAACGTGGGTTTATGTAAATATGTATTTAATCCTTTGATATCTGGACCGAATATCCAAGCTATTACAGAGCATGATTAAACATCAACAACTATCACTTCTCAAAACTTCACACAATCATCACATAGATATATCTTCACCATCTCCAAACATTATTATATTGATATTTTAATCTTAACTTAAAAGTTAATAATTCTACATGAAACCTTTAAACACACATGGAGGCCAACTTGGGATATTATTCAAACCGAATAAATAATGTAGTTAGGAAGGGAAAGAACACACTAATTagtttataaattttatttatgtattttttttcaaaaataaattttcCTATCTCGGGATGTTCCCAGGTGATAGCCTAGTTAGTTGATATACATATAAGttattattataagacttctttTTTTAACTAAAATTCATTTTCGGTggttttaatacattatatagggaaaattaccaaaatattaGTTGaccaaaacatttttcaaaaatgtcacCCTCCTGCGTCGGTGGAGAGGCGCATCAAGCTTGGGATGCGTCTTTCAAGCACGGGAAGCGTCTGTGAGCGAAACCCAATAAAAAATGGACACGTGGTCACGGGACGCGTCCTTGGAGTGAGGCATGATGCACGGGATGCATCCGGCTAGTTTCTGAAGCGTCCGGTGTGTTTTCCGGCGAGTTGCAGGTTTCCGGCAAGTTTTCCGGCGAGTTGCAGGTTTCCGGCAAGTTTTCCGGCGAGTTCTCATTGCTTATTATCTCTTTTCTGTAAGACACTAATCAAGTTCACAATATCACACATGAATTTGGCCCCAAATAGATCCCAACAGATCTTGAAGACCACGGACACCTTGTCTCTTAAGAAGATGACGAACTCAACAGATCTTAAATATCTTTCTGTTCATTATCAAAGAACGAATTCAAGAAATCAGTACCGAATTCCCAGAAACCAACACCTATATTTTATGTTGAACTCGCCGGAAACCTACAACTCGTCGGAAACACACACCGGACGCTTCAGAAGCTAGCCGGACGCATCCCGTGCATCATACCTCATCTTGTGGCCACATGTCCATTTTTTATTGGGTTTTGCTCACAGACGCATCCCGTGCTTGAAGGACGCATCCCAAGCCTGATGCGCCTTTCCACCGACGCAAGAGGGTGACAAATTTGAAAAGTAGTTTGATCAACCAACATTTTCGTAATTTTCCCCATTTTATATGTACTCATAGAGTCAATATTTGTATTTTTACATATTTCGTTTAGTTGATGCGCACATATcaatttgaaattttttttttgaaagatgaAATTCTTTAATCCTtgtcgtctgtgggacttgaacccaagaccttcccattcccaacctaggtgttttaaagactttgcctttgccaatggaccaccaccccattggtttATCAATTTGAAATTAGTAGTACGTTCTTCACATTCAATCTCAAAGGGAAATAATAAATACACATTGTTTTTCATATCAATGATATTTGTTTTTaatattggaaagtcaaaagGGTTCGGCACCCACTAAATAAAGTAGAAATagatttaaacttgttatttTTAGGAACAAAACACGCCATGAAATGTCACACCAATGCTTAAAATAGGGAACAACTAGCAATCTTCTAAATCATTGGAAACTCGAACAATCTTCTTCCCAACATTATACCCGCGAAAAAGTCCAACAAAAGCGGATGGAACACTTTCTAGACCGATTGATATGTCTTCAAGCACGTGCATTTTTCCAGCACGTATGTGGTCAACGGTTGTAGAGACAAACTCGGGAAACAAATGCATATAATCACCACCTAAGAACCCCTGAATCATGATTCGCTTATATACAACATTTAGCATATTCGGTGCTGCACGTTTTCCAACATCTGTGTATTCTGAAATGACTCCACAAAGTGCAACCCTACCATACGAGTTCATGTTTGATATTGCTGCTTCGAGCATCACACCTCCCACATTATCGAAGTATATATCAATCCCCTCTGGGAAATACCTaaaattagaaatgaaaaatcaatctTTTTCAAAAGGTATATGATCGAAATACTTATAGAGGTGTGTAGTATGCATACTTCTCAAGGGTAGAATCTAGATCAGTTTCTTCTTTATAGTTAAACGCTCCATCAAACCCGAACTTTTCTTTAAGCAATTTCACCTGAAAATGGGTTTAAACAATCCGAATAGTGTTTGGTTTATCCATTTTACTCTTCCAATCCGAAACAAActttaaaattaatattaaaaccTTATATGGGCTCCCTGCACTACCCACAACATAACACCCTAAATTTTTAGCATACTGGCTCACCAAATTTCCTACAGATCCAGAAGCAGCTGAAACAAAGACCTTTTCGCCCTTTTTGGGCTTACATATTTCAAAGAAACCAGCATATGCAGTAAGCCCACTAAATCCTACAATTCACACACAAAAAGCCTATATAAGCCCATATCAAAATAAAACCCACAAACATCTTTATCTTGGATCAAAATTGTAGATACAAATGTTACCTAAAAGCCCAACATGGTATGACAATGGGAAGCCCATTGGGTCCAGTTTACTTAGCCAACAACCCATAAACCCTTGTGATATGCTATACTCTCCCCAACTTATAATGCCAACAACATAGTCATCCTTTTCAAATTCAGGATTCCCTGAAGCTACTACTTTTCCCACACCATAAGCACCAATCACCTTAACAAATCCAGTCAGTACAAACATTAAATTTTGGGTTATTGTGTATTTTGTTTATTTCTCATGGGCCGGTTTAGTTGGTGTGCAAACCGGGGTTTTCGCCCATACCTGTTCTAGTTGGAACTGGTATCGGATctggtcaacaaaagtcaaacCCGGTTTTTACTGGAACCAATTTGGTTGAAGAAAATCAAAGAATTGGGTTTGATCGATTTAACACCGGGTTTTGACCGGGTTTAAACCAAAGTTTGGGGTTACAACTCAATGTCAACCCTATGGTTGGTATCGGTTTTCTTGCCAaactttttttgtattttatatatttttgtatgTATAAAGATAAGTTCAGCCCAACCTAAATATCATATATAAtttttactaggttagaaccccgtgtattacacgggttgaataaatgtaattttatattattaaataataaaaagttatatctttgtgaaccccgtatattgtacgggttaaatatatataattttatatatcaaataataaaaaaagttatatctttaaaaacaatttgttttacacatattaaataaatgtaattttgtatattaaatactaaaaacgtcgtatctttaaaaaaaactcgtgtataatcgggttgaataaatctaccaaataataaaaaaattacatccttaaaaaccccatATATTATatgtgttgaatagatctaaaaaagagttatatctttaaaaatcatgtgtgttacacagattaaataaatgtaattttgtatattaaatactaaaaacgtcttatctttaaaaaacccgtgtatagtcgggttgaaaaatctaccaaataataaaaaaaatatatccttaaaaaaccccatgtattatacgtgttgaataaatctatttttacatagcaaatgataaaaagttatatctttaaaaacttcatatATTACACAgattatataaatgtaactttgtatagataataataaaaaaatatacaaaatagtttattaaaattaaattccTTAAAATATAAAGTTACATTTTCATcataaatattatttataatatcaACAAAATCATAACATTTAACCCGTAAGATATTAAAATACGGGGTTAAATATAAATGTACGTAAATGTATATTAG
Coding sequences:
- the LOC110931224 gene encoding F-box/kelch-repeat protein At3g06240-like, which codes for MERVGDDMIFEEILSRLPAKVVCRFKCVSKQWCYELSTPKFVSIHARRVGNSIQKKLLSLKENSIVVDDIVAGNLEDNTSKTVTFPYNVHPSFLRIICSFNGLILVCIKRSYSELVLWNPTTRRFKLISDDYFVRHFGRHNDTGGMYFDEDNDLKVLHINCYSDILTARVYSRRHDSWRQLNFLSGTQLASNFYSWSPGIYSGKTIYFMVSNYWIPPGERNIVSFDVISESFSIIRFLEHMEVNPCQGHFLTISNKLHVIVVQYAGELIADLVKYEHDDWIKVFSFNKARIVHHLETQQRTNIIQDNK
- the LOC110931225 gene encoding 2-alkenal reductase (NADP(+)-dependent), which translates into the protein MEVTNKFIAIKATIDGEPQECDFELKVEPFSLAVKPGSKDVIIKNIYVSIDPYQLNRMKSVSSSKKTSKFAPRIAPGEVIGAYGVGKVVASGNPEFEKDDYVVGIISWGEYSISQGFMGCWLSKLDPMGFPLSYHVGLLGFSGLTAYAGFFEICKPKKGEKVFVSAASGSVGNLVSQYAKNLGCYVVGSAGSPYKVKLLKEKFGFDGAFNYKEETDLDSTLEKYFPEGIDIYFDNVGGVMLEAAISNMNSYGRVALCGVISEYTDVGKRAAPNMLNVVYKRIMIQGFLGGDYMHLFPEFVSTTVDHIRAGKMHVLEDISIGLESVPSAFVGLFRGYNVGKKIVRVSNDLEDC